Within Quadrisphaera sp. DSM 44207, the genomic segment CGGACCGCACGCGCCCCGCCGCCTTCGACGAGGACCCCTCGCTGCTCTTCGGCGAGCACGTGCACCCGTGGGTGCTGGACGACGTGGGGGCGCTCGCGCCGCTGCGCGACGCGGCGCTGCTGCTGGCCGACCACCCGTGGCCGCGGCTGTACGACCCGGCGCAGCTCGCGGTCAACGAGGTGCCGGTTGCGGCGGCCGTCTACGCCGAGGACCCCTACGTGGAGGCGACCTTCTCCCTGGAGACCGCGCGGGCGGTGCGCGGGGCGCGGGTGTGGCTGACGAACGAGCACCTGCACAACGGCCTGCGCGCGGACGGCGCCCGGATCCTGGACCGCCTGATCGCGATGGCCCGCGGCCGCGCCTGACCGGTGCGCCGCTGAAGCGTCCGCCGCCGGCGGATGCCGGCATCCATGACCTGCTCGGCGGGCTGCGCCGACTCGAGCGAGGTAGACGTGGGCGACATGCGGCTACGACGCGGCTACGCTCGTCGCCATGACGGAGATCGCGGCTCGTGAGCTGCGCAACGACACGAGCGCAGTGATCCGACGAGCGCAGGGCGGCGAGCACATCGTCATCACCGTCAGGGGACGTCCCGCCGCGCAGCTCGTACCGCTCCCTCACAGCGGCCCTGGCGCGTGGGTGTCGCGGGAGCAGCTCGTCCGCCAGCTGCGCACCGTGCAGGCGGATGCGGGGCTGCGGCGGGACCTCGCAGAACTGGCCGGGGACACCACCGACGACCTCGAACCCCTGACGTGACGGCGCCCAGGGGTCTCCTCGACACCTCCGTCTACATCGCCACCGAGTCGGGCCGCGGCCTCGATGAGAGCAACCTGCCTGACGAGGGCGCCCTGTCGGTCGTGACCCTGGCGGAGCTGCGGGCAGGGGTCCTGGCGGCCGTCGACACCGGCGTCCGCGCCCGCCGGCTGGCGACGCTGGAGGCGGCGTCGACGGTCAAGGCCTTCGGCATCGACGCAGCGGTCGCAGGGGAGTGGGCGCGTCTTCGCGTGCACCTGGCCGAGACGGGGCGACGGGTCGGCGTCAACGACCTGTGGATCGCCGCCACGGCCGTGGCTCACCGCCTGCCTGTGGTCTCCCAGGACGGCGACTTCGATGCGCTCGTCGGCGCTGAGGGCTTCACCTTGATCCGCGTCTGATCCACAGCACCGTCAGGGACCTGCTTCGCGCTGGTCGGCGGTTCCCCGTCCCACGAGCTGGCGCAGCGCTTCTCGGGTCTCGGCGTCCGTGGAGTAGATGACCGTGCCGATCATCCCGCGGGTGAGGAGCACCTTGTAGACGTTGCGCACGAGGCGGTCGAAGTCGGCATCGCTCACCGAGGTCCGGCTGCGGAAGTCCGGATC encodes:
- a CDS encoding type II toxin-antitoxin system Phd/YefM family antitoxin; protein product: MTEIAARELRNDTSAVIRRAQGGEHIVITVRGRPAAQLVPLPHSGPGAWVSREQLVRQLRTVQADAGLRRDLAELAGDTTDDLEPLT
- a CDS encoding type II toxin-antitoxin system VapC family toxin; amino-acid sequence: MTAPRGLLDTSVYIATESGRGLDESNLPDEGALSVVTLAELRAGVLAAVDTGVRARRLATLEAASTVKAFGIDAAVAGEWARLRVHLAETGRRVGVNDLWIAATAVAHRLPVVSQDGDFDALVGAEGFTLIRV